Proteins from a genomic interval of Leishmania braziliensis MHOM/BR/75/M2904 complete genome, chromosome 24:
- a CDS encoding putative TFIIH basal transcription factor complex helicase subunit: protein MKLYVEDVLVVFPYEYIYPEQLDYITELKRGLDKGGHMVLEMPSGTGKTISLLSILVAYLHHHAHEKRKVVYCTRTVEEMVKTMGEMRKLLKHWEAEGEQLRPLRGLCLTAKKNLCIEPSVTSLIHPDKVDAGCRSITAPWQQEGRCGYYDTLIQGPLELPPGVYSLDDLKDFGEQHHVCPYYLVRKALPIVDIIVHSYLYMVDPVVSEVTKAFLNENTIVVMDEGHNVDDVCIEAMSLILTKKDSLDAKQNMKDLNKELDHLKATNRQQLQDEYDRLVNGLAMAEMARIPEERAVVVVPAIPANVAEGAIPASLRQANHFLVFMQRLVDFTHRIVARITRTYVADPLTFLTKLKEECALEISHFRYLSERLKVLLTTLQVTNTGKYRPVALIAQMYTLLSMYYTDDRYEKPGFVVVCEAFDPTRPQIPDPVIRTVCVDASLALRDTFGRYRSVILTSGTLSPMDIYPKILGFAPAVSKSFQMTLSRKCIAPVIVTRSSESVSITAEEVTSSFKVRTNPAAQALVTSAYESLLFELAKTVPDGMVCFFTGYQYMGEVLLAWHSSGFLQKLAKHKLIFVETQGVEETSVALANYRRACDIGRGAIFMSIARGKIAEGIDFDRHYGRAVIMFGVPFLPPNDEPLRQRMHWMEVCLGISESEFRNFDAMRQASQCIGRVLRNKTDYGMMLLVDKRFALNDKCNKIPRWIVQCLKNNTNLSVDAAVAVARGFFKEMAQPWEHEKDLGTTLLSKETLRKMGKLSSSAPKYASVPESLAAENVGIVTTPKAEEEEEGVIAAVREPGSGSRKRKRDGERE from the coding sequence ATGAAGCTCTACGTTGAGGATGTGCTTGTGGTGTTCCCGTACGAGTATATCTATCCAGAGCAGCTGGACTACATAACGGAACTGAAACGCGGCCTTGACAAGGGAGGTCACATGGTGCTGGAGATGCCGTCGGGGACGGGCAAAACAATCTCGCTGCTGTCTATCTTGGTTGCGTacctgcaccaccacgcccACGAGAAGCGGAAAGTGGTGTACTGCACCCGgacggtggaggagatggtgaAAACAATGGGAGAAATGCGAAAGCTGCTCAAGCACtgggaggcggagggcgAGCAGCTTCGACCGCTGCGCGGCCTCTGTCTGACTGCAAAGAAGAACCTGTGTATTGAGCCTAGTGTCACCTCGCTTATACACCCAGACAAAGTGGACGCCGGCTGTCGCTCCATCACGGCCCCGTGGCAGCAGGAAGGGCGATGCGGGTACTATGACACGCTGATCCAAGGACCACTGGAGCTTCCCCCAGGGGTGTACTCTTTAGATGACTTGAAAGACTTTGGTGAACAGCACCACGTATGCCCCTACTACCTGGTGCGCAAGGCCCTCCCCATTGTCGACATTATCGTGCACTCGTATCTGTACATGGTTGACCCCGTTGTGTCAGAGGTGACAAAGGCGTTCCTTAATGAGAACACGATTGTTGTGATGGATGAAGGCCACAACGTGGACGATGTGTGCATCGAGGCAATGTCGCTCATCCTCACGAAGAAAGACTCCCTCGACGCAAAGCAGAACATGAAGGACTTGAACAAGGAGCTCGATCACTTGAAGGCGACGAACCGGCAGCAACTTCAGGATGAGTACGATCGGCTCGTGAACGGGCTGGCTATGGCTGAGATGGCGCGCATTCCGGAGGAGCGGGCAGTGGTCGTGGTGCCTGCGATTCCAGCCAACGTAGCTGAGGGCGCCATTCCCGCGTCACTGCGCCAGGCCAACCACTTCCTTGTCTTCATGCAGCGTCTCGTCGACTTTACGCATCGCATTGTGGCGCGTATTACTCGTACATACGTGGCTGACCCACTGACGTTTCTCACAaagctgaaggaggagtGCGCGCTGGAGATCAGCCACTTCCGCTACTTGTCAGAGCGGCTGAAGGTGCTGCTAACAACGCTGCAAGTCACAAATACTGGCAAGTACCGCCCCGTAGCGCTTATCGCACAGATGTACACGCTGCTCTCAATGTACTACACGGATGATCGGTACGAAAAACCGGGGTTCGTGGTGGTGTGCGAGGCGTTTGACCCGACGCGGCCGCAGATACCAGATCCCGTGATCCGTACCGTCTGCGTGGACGCCTCTCTGGCACTGCGGGACACCTTTGGCCGGTACCGCAGCGTTATCCTCACCTCCGGCACACTCTCTCCTATGGACATTTATCCAAAAATATTGGGCTTCGCCCCCGCCGTCTCCAAGTCATTTCAGATGACGCTGTCACGCAAGTGCATCGCGCCGGTGATTGTGACTCGCAGCTCGGAGAGCGTGAGCATCACAGCTGAAGAGGTCACAAGCAGTTTCAAGGTGCGCACAAACCCAGCCGCGCAGGCACTCGTCACATCCGCGTACGAGAGTCTGCTGTTCGAGCTGGCAAAGACTGTTCCTGACGGAATGGTGTGCTTCTTTACGGGGTACCAGTACATGGGCGAGGTACTGCTCGCTTGGCACAGCTCCGGGTTTCTGCAGAAGCTGGCGAAGCACAAGCTCATCTTTGTCGAGACCCAGGGTGTGGAGGAGACGTCGGTGGCACTCGCCAACTACCGCCGAGCGTGCGACATTGGCCGCGGTGCCATATTCATGTCGATTGCGCGTGGCAAGATCGCAGAAGGAATTGATTTCGACCGCCACTACGGACGCGCGGTGATTATGTTCGGCGTGCCCTTTCTGCCTCCGAACGATGAGCCTTTGCGACAGCGGATGCACTGGATGGAGGTGTGCCTTGGCATATCAGAAAGCGAGTTTCGCAACTTCGACGCGATGCGCCAGGCGTCGCAGTGTATCGGGCGGGTGCTACGCAACAAGACAGACTACGGGATGATGCTTCTGGTCGATAAGCGGTTCGCGCTCAACGACAAGTGCAATAAGATTCCACGCTGGATTGTTCAGTGCCTCAAGAACAACACCAACCTTAGCGTCGACGCGGCCGTCGCGGTTGCTCGAGGGTTCTTCAAGGAAATGGCGCAGCCATGGGAACACGAGAAGGATCTCGGCACCACCTTGCTCTCGAAAGAGACTCTCCGAAAGATGGGTAAGCTGAGCTCATCAGCTCCCAAGTACGCATCTGTCCCTGAATCACTAGCTGCTGAGAATGTGGGTATCGTGACAACGCcaaaggcggaggaggaagaggagggtgTTATCGCCGCAGTGCGCGAGCCAGGAAGCGGTAGTCGGAAGCGCAAGCGAGATggcgagagggagtga